Proteins from a single region of Gordonia hongkongensis:
- the yidD gene encoding membrane protein insertion efficiency factor YidD: protein MGNTDTTPSLETEADSTTPHAASSGTGARLWRGLRLLPRRTVIFLIELYRTWVSPMRLPSCRFEPTCSGYAVEALDRHGFLYGSVLSVIRLAKCGPWHKPGYDPVPERGFGELCRDLWRSATGTHRPRNHQHASGETRAL, encoded by the coding sequence ATGGGCAACACCGACACCACGCCGTCACTTGAGACCGAGGCGGATTCGACGACTCCGCACGCGGCCTCGAGCGGAACCGGCGCGCGCCTGTGGCGCGGACTCCGCCTCCTCCCCCGCCGCACCGTCATCTTCCTCATCGAGCTGTACCGCACCTGGGTGTCGCCGATGCGTCTGCCGTCCTGCCGGTTCGAACCCACCTGCTCGGGATATGCGGTCGAGGCACTGGACCGGCACGGCTTCCTCTACGGCTCGGTGCTGTCGGTCATCCGGCTCGCGAAGTGCGGGCCCTGGCACAAACCCGGTTACGACCCGGTTCCCGAACGCGGCTTCGGCGAACTGTGCCGCGACCTGTGGCGCTCGGCGACCGGCACACACCGACCTCGAAACCATCAGCACGCGTCCGGCGAGACGCGTGCTCTGTGA
- the rnpA gene encoding ribonuclease P protein component: MTAPLHRISRGSDFSRTLKSGARVNSRDFVVHLAMVGREWPDPRSLRRDVAMSGGPWFGLVVSKSVGNAVTRHLVARRLRAAFAGASHLLPDETYVVVRARRSAAERSSDELADQLRDAFTSRRVLALSEAVAASADGAGPR, encoded by the coding sequence ATGACTGCGCCCCTTCATCGGATCTCACGGGGATCCGACTTCTCTCGCACCCTCAAGTCCGGTGCGCGGGTGAACAGTCGTGACTTCGTCGTCCATCTCGCGATGGTCGGTCGTGAATGGCCCGACCCCCGCAGCCTTCGACGGGACGTGGCGATGTCCGGTGGTCCCTGGTTCGGTCTCGTGGTCAGCAAATCCGTCGGCAATGCGGTGACGCGCCATCTCGTCGCCCGCCGACTGCGCGCGGCATTCGCCGGCGCATCGCATCTGCTTCCCGACGAGACCTATGTGGTCGTCCGTGCCCGCCGAAGCGCGGCCGAGCGATCCAGCGACGAGCTCGCCGACCAGCTCCGCGACGCGTTCACCAGTCGTCGTGTCCTCGCCCTGTCCGAGGCCGTCGCGGCGTCGGCCGACGGAGCGGGACCGCGGTGA
- the rpmH gene encoding 50S ribosomal protein L34 yields the protein MAKGKRTFQPNNRRRARVHGFRLRMRTRAGRAIVSGRRSKGRAKLTA from the coding sequence GCCAAGGGCAAGCGTACTTTCCAGCCGAACAACCGTCGTCGCGCGCGCGTGCACGGATTCCGTCTGCGCATGCGGACCCGCGCCGGACGTGCGATCGTCAGCGGCCGTCGTTCCAAGGGCCGCGCGAAGCTCACCGCCTGA